The region CTACGGCTGCCTCCTTCACCACCGGCTGCGGTAGCCTGCGCAACGCTTCCTCCATCTCGCGCGCCGTCTGATATCTCGCCTCACGGTTCTTCGCCAGGGCTTTCTCCACCACCCCCACCAGCCCCACTCCCAGGTCAGGGTGGAGCTCCCGCAGGTCTGGCACCGGGTCATTCAGGTGCATCATCATCAATGTCATCGCTGAATCTGCCTCGAACGGCGGCTTACCACTCAGCATCTCATATAACGTGATCCCGATCGAATATATATCCGCCCGACCATCCGTCTGCAACCCTCGGATCGCCTCCGGTGACATGTACATCGCCGTCCCCAGCACCGCTCCCGTCGCCGTGTGTTGCGCCCCACCCACCATGCGGGCGATCCCAAAATCCATCAGGATCGCCTTCCCGTTCACATCCAGCATGATGTTTGCCGGCTTGATATCTCGGTGGATCATCCCACGCTGGTGTGCATATTCCGCTGCATCACAGATATCCGCTGTATACCCCACCACCTCCCCTATGCTCATCCGCCGCCTGGCCCCGTTCAACCGCTTCAGACGCATCTGCAGCGTCTCCCCCACCACGTACTCCATCACCATGTAATATAAGTCACCATCGTGGCTGAAATCGTACACCTGCACGATATTCGGGTGACGCAGATGGGCCACCGCCGTCGCTTC is a window of Anaerolineales bacterium DNA encoding:
- a CDS encoding serine/threonine protein kinase; translated protein: MSITNLEGQTLGGRYQIQSLIGQGGMASVYKAFDPNLKRAVAIKVIHPHLSNNPEFFRRFEEEATAVAHLRHPNIVQVYDFSHDGDLYYMVMEYVVGETLQMRLKRLNGARRRMSIGEVVGYTADICDAAEYAHQRGMIHRDIKPANIMLDVNGKAILMDFGIARMVGGAQHTATGAVLGTAMYMSPEAIRGLQTDGRADIYSIGITLYEMLSGKPPFEADSAMTLMMMHLNDPVPDLRELHPDLGVGLVGVVEKALAKNREARYQTAREMEEALRRLPQPVVKEAAV